A window of Adhaeribacter arboris genomic DNA:
AAGTTTTTGGAACCAACCAGGTATGGCGATACAATGTGGCCAGCAATAACTACACGGCTTTACCAAAATTACCGGCCGAACTAGCCGCCGGACAATTAAAGTACCTGAACGGTAAACTGCATTATATGGGAGGAGCCAATAAAGCCCGCGCGGATGTAGCCGTGCATTATGCCTTAGATCTAAGTAATCTTGCGGCCGGTTGGAAAGCTTTAAAATCCTTACCTAACGCCACGAATCATGGTGGTTCAGCGGTATACGGCGGTAAAATATATTATATCGGCGGAGCGCATGGCCAAAATGATGATGCTGTAGCACAAAAAACAGTTCAGGTCTATAATCCAGCTACTGATACCTGGACGAAAGTGGCCGATATGCCTACCGGCCGGGATCATATTTCTTCGGCAGTGGTTGTAATGGGCAACCGGATTTTAGTATTAGGCGGTCAAACTTCCTATAATGTAAGCAGTGCTCTGGTGTCGGCTTATACCCCGGCTACTAATACCTGGCAGGAATTAACGCCATTACCGGTTAAAAAGTCCACTGGGGTAGCTGCCGTACTGAATGGCAATATTCACTACACGGGTGGTATAAGGTCTAAGATAAACTATAAAGGGGTACCAGTACAAAGTTCGGCTATTGCCTCCGTAGAGGAAGTAAAAGAAACTAAAATAGATAACCAAAATCTATCCCGGCAAATAGTAGTATATCCTAATCCAATTAAATCGGATAATACACTTTATGTTGAGATCCGGGATTTCGCCGCGAAAGAGAAAGTTTCCGTTTCCCTGATCGACATGCTTGGGCGAAGCCTGCAATCTACAACAGTTGTTACAACCGAACAGGGTAAGGCTACCGCTGAAATGCCGATTAAAACCAGTTTAAGTGCGGGTGTATATATTATAAAAGCTTATGCAACATCGGGTAAAGCACAAATCAGGTTAGTAAAAGAATAGACACCATTAGATTAACCATTTAACCATAAAAAAGGAGGCTGCAAGATGGAGCCTCCTTTTTCTTTTTTATGAATAATAACCTATAAGGAAGGTAGTTATAAGGAGGTATATTAAACATTGGTAATATATTTGTGTGGATATATTATACCGGATACGGGAGGTAAACGAATCCTGATTTATGGTCTAATAAATCCCTCATGAAGCAAATTTGCTATTCTATCGTTTTTACTTTTATTTCCTTCTTCTTTTACCAGAATGGGCAAGCTCAATCTACTTTCGTTCCGGCTAAGCTGGTAAAAGCACCCGGGGATACAGTAAATGGATTCCTCCATTTTTATGATTGGAGCATTAGTCCAAAAGAAATTGAATTTAAAATGTCTTTAAATACTCCTGTTCAAACTTATCCCGCCAGCGAAGTAGAATCCTTTTTTATACCCGCTAAAAACGAATGGTATTCTGCTCACTTCATTCAAATTAGTTTTTATTTAGACGGGATAGGCGAGAATTCGAATAAAGTTGCCCGAACCATTTCCGGCGCTTTTTTCCTGAACGAAGTGGTAAAAGGGAATCGGGTTTCCCTTTATCTGCTCCTGGATCAGGACCAAAACCCCCGCTATTTCCTCCGGAAAGGTTCTGAATTTACCGAATTGATCCGGTATAAATATTCTACTTTTAGAAATGGAAAGTGGTATACGGCCTCCGTGAACCAATATATCAATCAATTGCAATTACTGCTCAATGATTGTTCCACCTTACATATTTCTCCGGGCTTAAGCTATACCAAAACCGCTTTACTGCAAGTGTTAACCAGTTATTATACCTGCCAAGGAGAAACCATCCAACATGTTCAAGCCGTCGACCAACAACCGGGTTATAATCCGATCCTCATCCCGGGTTTTCTTAAAGTATTTGGCTTTCAAAATTATATTCCTTCCATCGGTGTCGGGATAAAAGTTGCCTTACCCAAGAAATTCTATAACCGCTACGGTATCCTGCAGCTCGACCAGTATCGGCATAATTTTACCGAAGCGGGCAGGAAGTATACGGGCAATACCTACCTGGTAACAGTTTTAGGAGGAACCTATTTTGGGAAATCTAAAATTCAACCGTTTATTCACGGGGGAGTACAGTATCCTTCCGTCATGTGGTTTACAGCGGGCGCGGGCTTGAGTTATGCCAAAAAACTCAATCTGGAAATGCGCTCTCCGAGTCTTTCCGGACTCATGATGACCCTGCATTATACTTTCGGCAAGATTAAGAAATAAGGTTAATTAAACCTAATCTGATTTAAGATAAACTTCCTTAACCTTCAAAGAGAAAGAGGGTTAAGGAAGTTTATGGTTTTGCCCAAATTGGGTTTTTACTTTACTCGTTAGCGGTAGGTTTTTTATTACTTTGTTGGTTATTCACTTGCTTCCGTTTTTGCGCCTTTAAGTAAAGCATAGATGGCCATGGCGTGCCCATGTCCCAGTTCAAAATCTTCTTTCAGCCACTGAACAATTTCTCCGGCTTTTTTCTCTGGTTTTAGTTTTCCATTCTGCGTAAATCCTTTTTGCTCGGCTATTACTTTAAAGTCTTCTGGTTCTTTGCCCGTCTTTGTTTTAATGTTAGTAAGGTAAGCTTGAAACGACATAATCAGGGTGCTTTAAAGGTTGATGATTGGAATGGGGGAACTTACTAAGTTTATGATAGGAAAGATAAGAGATACTAAGAATAACAAAAATGAACAGGGGAAAAAATGTTTGCCCATTCAAGCCGTCTACTACTCCATGACTAATAAAAGCCGAGAGGATGGTGATGCCAAAACCAGCGTATGCCCAC
This region includes:
- a CDS encoding DUF4287 domain-containing protein; translation: MSFQAYLTNIKTKTGKEPEDFKVIAEQKGFTQNGKLKPEKKAGEIVQWLKEDFELGHGHAMAIYALLKGAKTEASE
- a CDS encoding malectin domain-containing carbohydrate-binding protein, whose protein sequence is MFKIYFPFTKIASSGRSNGLILTIICFLFQVPVRADELVYRINAGGGSTSTSIGVFAADKYFSPSPGYVDTSTKGIAGTSDDAMYQNQRGSTSNNGTFNYNFPVSDGQYRVKLFLAELYWTKPGQRVFDVSAEGTKVLNNYDILQNVAPLTATSETFTVDVTDGTLNLYFSALASDGGVNRPQIGGIEIVKITTSTPTGFTRITWGTAASQPYGTHEIHGEVVNNKLYIFGGYDVTKSTFTPTKRSYCYDPNTNTWKAIADLPHTPKGTNFGGITHVGTATDGTNIYFAGGYPSNATGTGQVFGTNQVWRYNVASNNYTALPKLPAELAAGQLKYLNGKLHYMGGANKARADVAVHYALDLSNLAAGWKALKSLPNATNHGGSAVYGGKIYYIGGAHGQNDDAVAQKTVQVYNPATDTWTKVADMPTGRDHISSAVVVMGNRILVLGGQTSYNVSSALVSAYTPATNTWQELTPLPVKKSTGVAAVLNGNIHYTGGIRSKINYKGVPVQSSAIASVEEVKETKIDNQNLSRQIVVYPNPIKSDNTLYVEIRDFAAKEKVSVSLIDMLGRSLQSTTVVTTEQGKATAEMPIKTSLSAGVYIIKAYATSGKAQIRLVKE